From one Triticum urartu cultivar G1812 chromosome 3, Tu2.1, whole genome shotgun sequence genomic stretch:
- the LOC125544209 gene encoding uncharacterized protein LOC125544209, translating to MEDLATAPPPRHRARRHRRKASDSATYGDVFGGGPRFAPPLAGAPADYADVFGGVAASCSIPYLDLPPASAGSDGGAGRYGEIFTRAGFGEYAAPYEDMFAEPEGMPDEIESWSGSSRSSIRKESAEMDSEPSLLYQHYPNVVYDQQFDEEQFSPISFPPDGEQQFNMSYNKATRGRLDDLVEMTTCMVEPSISYVVDSCNLSNDSATNHVPVMDNGALANGEDKEMSPPPLPASGDSVADEKQHISPCLPIYENHYEDKKDHRSSSIHSASSEESNGATANDENKETSPPQLPVNGDAVTDEKQHISTCLLNSENLHEDEKDHKRSSTHSASSEEVPSPDYPFLRMSNTHIQTPPINVQPPSILPSNFLNKKESKSNRDSEVNPNSAAADAIKEATDVKQNISTCLLNSENLYEDEKDHKRSSTHSASSEEVPSPDYPFLRVSNTHIQTPPIKVQPPSILPSNFLNNKESKSDRDSEVNPNSAAADAIKEAMDFAEARLKAAKELMERKGDSFKLRKRPGHHRGTKSTEIKEDKSPEEVNIFEEKLTSRKLAEEENYENLSFLDKHRGSSAVKIADCYQDGKGVLSPGKPQQIIQSDSKVDQLGKWASDAEFYDLVSHHRKSATSTAACEGDNGPTTNPFTKHGHSEKVKEGVNAGDLERDGKLLGCNEITELGTLHVNLIADDTAALVVEHEAPTAPEGSLWEERVVYQETNDSHIKEHVGQSNSPKGHDDDGIFEASCMNGIPPKLHVVPDTSSLSLKVCIPVGHANGNQNCSDASTEETPPVGKYDKENNNKEGLEIPCADETLCTSARNQISDEHPEVPIIDEIETIQAKVATLEEPAEYYEDQWSPKLSNTVHREAKTYEEDKMFSFVDEACLQSEQEKITELPSETLIHKEMERFVIEEKESLHEDSQDEDVYWDAGSPEKETSVTSDTDADENDEAEVLNVFVADSDLMENNVRTCATSAKHSDQLPESQESLLEPQELANNMDTIEDFVSHGNGKEAKNTLLGNSETTLVEKTLNHDTAEGQTSTETGATRGLNDVYAEIIAKNNRVGNVLHSGAEVITDDYNNYTTCSKDMHASFSEACTSMHHLPQNAESISALTSEESISFLVNLEENCIKADSEYSTIRDTALQGKKTGGKSEGDGKGKISSVNLKDQQSFGEGSASKFVQKSRKETSDAQRIEGRDDIRKAEIEIEKDVSLRPDKDKEREYKMEKEQSKEKPIRELEEKERERERAKDRLAVQRATREAHERAFAEARTKAERIALERITSSRQRASAEARVKEKASDEAVAEKASREARIKVERAAVERATAEARERAIEKAKAAADAKERIEKARVPFKDSFKATNQDTQFQKTASNDHGRSTDSCNQATEFESALRHKARSERHQRTAERAEKALAEKNMRDMLAQREQTEKHRLAEFLDPEVKRWSNGKEGNLRALLSTLQYILGSDSGWQSVPLTDLITAAAVKKAYRKATLCVHPDKLQQRGATIRQKYICEKVFDLLKEAWNKFNSAER from the exons ATGGAGGACCTCGCCACCGCACCGCCACCGCGGCACCGGGCGCGGAGGCACCGGAGGAAGGCGTCGGACTCGGCCACGTACGGGGACGTGTTCGGCGGGGGCCCGCGGTTCGCGCCCCCTCTCGCAGGGGCTCCGGCGGACTACGCGGACGTGTTCGGCGGCGTCGCGGCCTCCTGCTCCATCCCGTACCTCGACCTGCCCCCGGCGTCAGCGGGgagcgacggcggcgcggggaggtACGGCGAGATCTTCACGCGGGCCGGCTTCGGGGAGTACGCGGCGCCGTACGAGGACATGTTCGCGGAGCCGGAGGGAATGCCGGACGAGATCGAGTCATGGAGCGGGAGCTCGAG ATCATCAATCAGAAAAGAATCTGCTGAAATGGATTCTGAGCCATCTCTACTCTATCAACACTATCCAAATGTGGTCTATGACCAACAGTTTGATGAGGAACAGTTTTCTCCAATCTCCTTTCCTCCAGATGGTGAACAACAGTTCAACATGTCATATAATAAGGCAACCAGGGGAAGGCTAGATGATCTAGTTGAAATGACTACTTGCATGGTGGAGCCTTCAATAAGTTACGTGGTTGACTCTTGCAATTTGTCAAATGATTCAGCAACGAATCATGTTCCAGTAATGGACAATGGTGCACTTGCTAATGGTGAAGATAAGGAGATGAGCCCACCACCACTCCCTGCAAGCGGTGATTCTGTAGCTGATGAGAAGCAGCATATTTCTCCATGCCTTCCCATTTATGAAAATCATTATGAAGATAAAAAGGATCACAGGAGCTCTAGCATTCATTCAGCATCAAGTGAGGAGAGCAATGGTGCAACTGCTAATGATGAAAATAAGGAGACTAGCCCACCACAACTCCCTGTAAATGGTGATGCTGTAACGGATGAGAAGCAACATATCTCAACCTGTCTTCTCAATTCTGAAAATCTCCATGAAGATGAAAAGGACCACAAGAGATCTAGCACTCAttcagcatcaagtgaggaagtaCCTTCCCCAGACTATCCATTCTTAAGGATGTCCAACACCCACATTCAAACACCGCCCATCAATGTACAACCACCATCAATCCTACCATCTAATTTTCTTAATAAGAAGGAAAGTAAATCTAACAGAGATTCTGAGGTCAATCCTAACTCTGCTGCTGCTGATGCTATAAAGGAAGCAACGGATGTGAAGCAAAATATCTCAACTTGTCTTCTCAATTCTGAAAATCTCTATGAAGATGAAAAGGACCACAAGAGATCTAGCACTCAttcagcatcaagtgaggaagtgCCTTCCCCCGACTATCCATTCTTAAGGGTGTCCAACACCCATATTCAAACACCGCCCATCAAAGTACAGCCACCATCAATCCTACCATCTAATTTTCTTAATAACAAGGAAAGTAAATCTGACAGAGATTCTGAGGTCAATCCTAACTCTGCTGCTGCTGATGCTATAAAGGAAGCAATGGATTTTGCTGAAGCGAGGTTAAAAGCTGCAAAAGAACTGATGGAGAGAAAAGGGGACAGTTTTAAACTTCGGAAGAGGCCAGGTCATCATAGAGGCACAAAATCGACAGAAATCAAGGAAGATAAGAGTCCTGAAGAGGTGAATATATTTGAAGAGAAGCTGACCTCAAGAAAGTTAGCAGAAGAGGAAAACTATGAGAATCTAAGTTTCCTGGATAAACACAGAGGCAGTAGTGCAGTTAAGATAGCTGACTGTTATCAAGACGGAAAAGGGGTTCTATCTCCAGGGAAGCCTCAGCAGATAATACAAAGTGACAGTAAAGTTGATCAACTAGGCAAGTGGGCATCAGATGCTGAATTCTACGATCTGGTTAGCCATCATCGGAAATCTGCAACTAGCACAGCTGCATGTGAAGGTGATAATGGTCCAACAACAAATCCCTTCACTAAGCATGGCCATTCTGAGAAAGTAAAAGAAGGGGTTAATGCAGGTGATTTGGAAAGAGATGGGAAATTGTTGGGTTGTAATGAAATAACAGAGCTGGGAACGTTACATGTAAATCTTATAGCAGATGATACAGCTGCTCTAGTGGTTGAACATGAGGCTCCTACAGCTCCTGAAGGTTCACTATGGGAGGAAAGGGTGGTATACCAAGAAACAAACGATTCTCATATCAAAGAACATGTAGGGCAAAGCAATTCTCCAAAAGGTCATGATGATGATGGGATATTTGAGGCTTCATGTATGAATGGCATACCTCCAAAGCTGCATGTTGTTCCAGATACATCCAGTTTGTCTTTGAAGGTTTGTATACCGGTAGGTCATGCCAATGGTAACCAAAATTGTTCTGATGCTAGTACTGAAGAAACTCCACCAGTAGGAAAATATGACAAAGAAAACAACAATAAAGAGGGACTTGAGATTCCATGTGCTGATGAGACACTTTGCACTTCCGCAAGGAATCAAATATCAGATGAACATCCGGAAGTTCCTATCATTGATGAAATTGAGACGATTCAAGCGAAAGTAGCCACATTAGAAGAGCCTGCAGAATATTACGAAGACCAGTGGTCCCCAAAGCTGTCAAATACAGTTCACAGGGAGGCTAAAACTTATGAGGAAGACAAGATGTTCAGTTTTGTTGATGAAGCATGCCTGCAAAGTGAACAAGAAAAAATAACTGAACTACCTTCAGAAACGCTCATCCATAAAGAAATGGAGAGATTTGTAATTGAGGAGAAAGAAAGCCTGCATGAAGATTCCCAAGATGAAGATGTATACTGGGATGCGGGATCTCCTGAAAAGGAAACTAGTGTTACTTCTGATACCGATGCTGATGAAAATGACGAAGCAGAGGTGCTGAATGTATTTGTGGCAGACAGTGACTTGATGGAAAACAATGTTAGAACATGTGCTACTTCTGCCAAACACTCAGATCAACTCCCAGAATCTCAGGAGTCATTATTGGAACCTCAAGAGTTGGCAAACAATATGGATACAATTGAGGATTTTGTATCCCATGGTAACGGAAAAGAAGCAAAGAATACCTTGTTAGGGAACAGTGAGACGACACTGGTGGAAAAAACGTTAAACCATGATACGGCGGAAGGCCAGACATCCACGGAAACTGGTGCCACCAGAGGACTAAATGATGTATATGCAGAAATAATTGCAAAGAATAATAGGGTGGGTAATGTACTTCATTCTGGAGCTGAAGTTATCACCGATGATTACAATAATTATACCACATGTTCTAAAGATATGCATGCTTCATTCTCAGAAGCATGCACTAGCATGCATCACTTGCCTCAAAATGCTGAATCTATTTCTGCTCTGACGTCTGAAGAAAGCATATCTTTCCTTGTAAATCTTGAAGAGAACTGCATAAAAGCAGATAGTGAATATTCGACAATAAGAGACACAGCGTTACAAGGGAAAAAGACAGGCGGCAAAAGTGAAGGAGATGGCAAAGGCAAAATATCGAGTGTAAATTTGAAGGATCAGCAATCTTTTGGAGAGGGTAGTGCATCAAAGTTTGTTCAGAAATCAAGAAAAGAGACCTCTGATGCCCAGAGAATTGAAGGGAGAGATGATATAAGAAAGGCAGAAATTGAAATTGAAAAGGATGTCTCCCTAAGACCAGATAAAGATAAAGAAAGGGAATACAAAATGGAAAAAGAACAAAGTAAGGAGAAACCAATTAGAGAACTAGAagagaaggagagggagagggagcgGGCAAAAGATAGGCTTGCTGTTCAGAGGGCTACCAGAGAAGCTCATGAGAGGGCATTCGCTGAGGCTCGTACAAAGGCTGAAAGAATAGCATTAGAAAGGATTACCTCTTCACGACAAAGAGCGTCTGCAGAAGCACGAGTTAAAGAGAAGGCAAGTGATGAGGCAGTTGCAGAGAAGGCTTCTAGAGAAGCTAGAATAAAAGTGGAACGTGCAGCAGTTGAGAGAGCAACTGCAGAAGCTCGAGAGAGGGCAATTGAAAAGGCAAAGGCTGCTGCAGATGCTAAGGAGCGAATAGAAAAGGCCAGGGTCCCATTCAAAGATAGTTTTAAGGCTACTAATCAG GACACACAATTTCAGAAGACAGCTTCTAACGACCATGGAAGAAGCACAGATTCTTGTAATCAAG CAACTGAGTTTGAATCAGCGCTAAGACACAAAGCAAGATCGGAGAGGCACCAACGGACAGCTGAACGAGCG GAAAAAGCTCTAGCCGAAAAGAATATGCGGGACATGCTGGCTCAGAGGGAGCAAACAGAAAAACAC AGATTGGCTGAATTCCTTGATCCTGAAGTCAAGAGATGGTCAAATGGAAAGGAAGGAAATCTACGAGCATTGCTCTCTACGTTGCAATAT